The genomic region GGGAGTGCCATCTGGCCCCTGCGATCTGAACCCGACCGCAAATACAAAATAGAAGACAGTGATCACTGCTAGCGGATGCGCAAACGTCCAGAGAATCCCGCCCAATGTTCCGACGTATCGACTCTGTAATTCTCGAACCGCAAGGGCAAAGATCATGGTCTGATGACGATGGAGATTGCGCAACAGTTGGGCGATTGGCGTCATCGTGGTTCCTACTGCAGACATGACCCTTATCTTATCGCGAAGGCCTGGCCACCATAAGTTGGGCTTTTGTTGTCACCGGGATCCATATGGCGACCGATGTCATGCGGAGACCTAATCTGCCTTTTCGAAACGTGCGGCAGCCTCTCTTGCTCATCTTGAAGCCAGTGGCAATTGACAGATACCGCGCTTCGTTATTCCTACAATAATTTGCTGTACGCAGACACCTACCTCCGCAACTCCGCTGTCAACGGTGATCTCGGGATCGTACGGAACTTCATACGGAGATGAGATCCCCGTAAATTCAGCAATTTGACCTAGACGAGCCTTTCGATAAAGCCCCTTCGGATCACGCCCTTCGCAGACTTCGATCGATGCATTGCAATACACCTCAATGAAGTCTCCAAATCCTACTAATCCGCGAACCTTTTCACGATCTGCACGATAGGGGGAAATAAAGGCCGTGAGCACAATAGTACCGGTTTCCATAAATAATTTTGCTACTTCGCCAACCCGACGAATATTTTCCCGGCGATCTTGCGGGGAAAAGCCAAGATCGCGACATAAACCGTGGCGGAAATGGTCTCCATCCAGCACGACAGTCTGGAAGCCGCACCCGTGAAGTACTTCCTCGACCGAATAGGCCAGTGTTGATTTGCCGGATCCGGACAATCCGGTCAACCATACGATTACTCCTCGATGCCCGTTTCTGGATTCCCGATGAGCCCTCATGAGGGACACAGGATGCCGAACAACATTGGGCACATCCTTAGATTGCATGCTCATGGCTGAGACTATCGCCCACCACTCCTCCTGTGGTCGAACCCGAGATACCATAACGCCGGTGGCCGTTGAGAGCTTCGACCTCCATGAAAATACCAACCTTCAATCATGCTAGTGCATGCTTAGTCATTACTACTTATAAATAATGCTCTTAAGAGCTGCTCGATCACACATTCCCATAGCGCGTGTTCTTGAGCATCGTATATCCCTTGATCAAGTCGCTGATTCCCGCGTCAAGCGAGTACATCGGCTTGAACCCAGTGGCTTCGATTTTGGCGTTGGACACGATATAGTTACGCTGATCCGGATCTTTACCGACCGGGGCATCAAGGAACACGAAGTCAGGCACCTGCTTCTGGATGTGTTCGCACAACTCTCGCTTCGACACATTGGCATCAGACAGTCCGACGTTGTAGATCTGGCCTTTCATCTTGTCGAAGTTTGAAATGGCATGTTGGAACACACGCGAGACGTCTCGCACATGGACGTAATTGCGTTTGAAGGAACTTTCAAACAACACCACAAAGCGATCATAGACAGCCCGGTACGTAAAATCGTTCACCAGCAAATCGATCCGCATGCGTGGCGACATCCCGAACACCGTGGCCAGACGAAAACTGATCGCGTTCTCCCGCTTCATCAGTTCTTTCTCGATTCCGACTTTTTCCTTCGCATAGATTGAAATTGGATTGAGCGGCGACTCCTCGGTACAGAAGTTATTTTCATCGCCGGTGCCGTAGGCGCTGTTGGTGGTGGGCATCAGGACCATCTGCTGCTTGGACAGCAGCTTCAGCATCAGAATGATGGCGTCATGGTTGACGGTGGTCGCGCCCACCGGGTCCTGGCTGCACATCGGCGCCCCCACCAGCGCGGCCAACGGAATCACGATATCGGCCTTTTTGATCAACGGAGCCATGACACTTTCGATGCGGATATCCCCTCGCACAACAGAAAAGTTGGAATGGTGGCACAGATGGTTGAGGCTGGACTGCTTGTACATGAAGCTGTCCAACACCGTCACCTTGTGGCCGAGCTGAAGAAGATCTGGGACCATGGTAGAGCCAAGATAACCCGCACCGCCCGTGACAAGGATGTTGAAATTCATGAATGTGTCCTTTTCTGCTGATTGAACCGTGATCGTACAAGCCTAGCCAGCTAGCAGGGTGGCGGCTCGATGATAGTCGTCAGGCACTCCGATGTCGATAAACGTCTCCGTGAATTCGAGCCCAAATAACCGCTGGCCGGCGGCAAAACCGGCAGGGAATACGTCGTCTTCCAACGACAGCTTGACACCCACGCGCCAAACCCCTGACAGGACGCGTGGATGTACCCAATAGACTCCCCCGTTGGCAAGGCGAGGCCCTTGCTCTACGCCAGACTTCAACGACGTGATCCGTCCCTCAGACGACAGCTCGATGCCCATGTACCGCCCCTGCTCACTCGTTCTGAACAACGATAAGCACCAGTCTGCGTCATGTTCCATGGCATAGGCATTCAACACACTCCAGTCCACCCCGAAGTAGGTGTCTCCATTCAGAAGCAAAAACGGTTCGCGAAGGCCGGTTTTCTCTGCGGCAAGCAGAAACGCACCGCCAGTCCCTAATGGTTGTTCCTCAATAGCGTACTCTAGGTCCACACCGTTGTATCGAGGCCCGAAATGCTCCGTGATAGCTTTATGTCGGTACCCAACAGACAACACGAATCGGCTCACGCCCTGGCTGATCCAATAATCGAGTTGATATTCAAGAAATGGGCGTCCGCTGATCGGAGCCATGGGCTTCGGAAGGTCGGGCACAGCACTGCGCAACCTGGTCCCGAGCCCGCCGGCAAGAATCACGGCCGAGGGCATGACAGTCTCACGCGGAGTTTAGTACCTTGCACAACTCATCGATCTCCTCATCATGCAGATCCGGATAGTTTCCGATGTAGAAACCATAAAAGTGCACGCGCTCGGTTTCCGGAAACTGCAGATGGTGATCATTCGGCACAACGCCTTTTAGATACGGCTGGCGAATTTGATTACCACCACCCGCACTCCCACGTCGAAACTCGATGCCCGCCTCGCGCATTACTCTCATGAGGCGCTCAACCAATGCGTTGTCCGGACGTGTCAGGATGAGATTGAAGGCGTAATTACTTGACCCTTCAACCTTGAAATCGGTGCGGTATCGATCGGCATCAAGCTGCCGCAGAAATCGCAAGAGGTTTTCCGTCCGACGCTTTACGTTACGATCCAGACGCTTCAGTTGGCTTCGACCCAGGATGCCGCCGATCTCTGTATTCCTAGTGTTATAGGCTGGAAATGCAAAAATGAAATCAGGATTCAATTCTGGATTAGCAGATCGGTAGGCCGCTTGGACCGCCGGATCGTTGGCCTCCCGAACCATGCCATGAGACCGCAGCATACGGACCTGCTGATACACCTCCTGATCATTCGTGCAGATCATACCCCCCTCAATTGTGCTCATATGGTGCGCGTAGTAAAAGGAAAAATTCGAGATCCATCCAAAACTTCCCAGCTTCCGGCCATGGTGCGTGGCCCCATGGGACTCGCACACGTCCTCGATCAGTGGAACACGCCGCTGCTGCAACTCGTTCAATAGCCGGTCCTCCAGCCCATTAAAGCCTTGCACATGGGTCAAGAAGACTGCGCGGGTCCGTTCCGTGATCGCGGCGCAAATCTTGTCCGGATCCATCCCCAGAGTTCGAGGATCGATATCAACAAAGACCGGCGTGAACCCATTCTGCAAGACCGATGCGATATCGGAGACCCATGCTAACGGCGGCACGATCACCTCCCCACCCTCGGGGTAACGGATTTTTAGGACGGCCATCGTCAAGAGATTCGCCGAGGCTCCGGAATTGACGAAGACACTGTGCGTCACTCCCAGCCACGCCGACCATTCAGCCTCAAACGCCCGCACATTCGAGCCGTGCGTCAGGATCGGATCTTCCTGTTTGAGATGCTCGATCACCGCATCCAGATCTTCACGAAGGATATTGTTGCGCATCAGTGGATATTTCATAGACACCTAATCACACCCCTCAAGGGCATTCCGATACAGATTGCACCGCTCCGCAACTGGACGTCGCTACTTCTCGCTGTAATAGTCACCATACTCGACGATGATGGTACTGTGCCCATCATCGCGCGACAGCGCCCACTCATAGGCTGGGAAGATATCTTTTGGTTCTTCCAGCTTGATGATTTCTATCGTGCTACACATCATACGAAGCGCTTCTGTAAAGTCTCCCACATGCTGATGCTGTGGATGGAGCGGACGCTGAGATCCGATTCCTGTCCGGATAATGGTCTTGGTCTTGTACCCCCCGTTGGACATCACCTGAATTTTATCCAGGTGATTGACCAACTGATTGATCGCCAAGAGCAAGAAATTCCAGCGCGGGAAAATACTCACAGGAACGCGTCCGGTGAGCGCGAGGCCGATCGTCATTCCCATCTGCATTTCCTCGGCAACCGGAAGCTCGATTAAACGATCAGCCGGCACCTCTTTAAGCGTGTTGCTCATGGCGGTACCCGCAACG from Nitrospira sp. harbors:
- the cysC gene encoding adenylyl-sulfate kinase, which gives rise to MSMQSKDVPNVVRHPVSLMRAHRESRNGHRGVIVWLTGLSGSGKSTLAYSVEEVLHGCGFQTVVLDGDHFRHGLCRDLGFSPQDRRENIRRVGEVAKLFMETGTIVLTAFISPYRADREKVRGLVGFGDFIEVYCNASIEVCEGRDPKGLYRKARLGQIAEFTGISSPYEVPYDPEITVDSGVAEVGVCVQQIIVGITKRGICQLPLASR
- a CDS encoding NAD(P)-dependent oxidoreductase, yielding MNFNILVTGGAGYLGSTMVPDLLQLGHKVTVLDSFMYKQSSLNHLCHHSNFSVVRGDIRIESVMAPLIKKADIVIPLAALVGAPMCSQDPVGATTVNHDAIILMLKLLSKQQMVLMPTTNSAYGTGDENNFCTEESPLNPISIYAKEKVGIEKELMKRENAISFRLATVFGMSPRMRIDLLVNDFTYRAVYDRFVVLFESSFKRNYVHVRDVSRVFQHAISNFDKMKGQIYNVGLSDANVSKRELCEHIQKQVPDFVFLDAPVGKDPDQRNYIVSNAKIEATGFKPMYSLDAGISDLIKGYTMLKNTRYGNV
- a CDS encoding nucleotidyltransferase family protein, which produces MPSAVILAGGLGTRLRSAVPDLPKPMAPISGRPFLEYQLDYWISQGVSRFVLSVGYRHKAITEHFGPRYNGVDLEYAIEEQPLGTGGAFLLAAEKTGLREPFLLLNGDTYFGVDWSVLNAYAMEHDADWCLSLFRTSEQGRYMGIELSSEGRITSLKSGVEQGPRLANGGVYWVHPRVLSGVWRVGVKLSLEDDVFPAGFAAGQRLFGLEFTETFIDIGVPDDYHRAATLLAG
- a CDS encoding DegT/DnrJ/EryC1/StrS aminotransferase family protein, with amino-acid sequence MRNNILREDLDAVIEHLKQEDPILTHGSNVRAFEAEWSAWLGVTHSVFVNSGASANLLTMAVLKIRYPEGGEVIVPPLAWVSDIASVLQNGFTPVFVDIDPRTLGMDPDKICAAITERTRAVFLTHVQGFNGLEDRLLNELQQRRVPLIEDVCESHGATHHGRKLGSFGWISNFSFYYAHHMSTIEGGMICTNDQEVYQQVRMLRSHGMVREANDPAVQAAYRSANPELNPDFIFAFPAYNTRNTEIGGILGRSQLKRLDRNVKRRTENLLRFLRQLDADRYRTDFKVEGSSNYAFNLILTRPDNALVERLMRVMREAGIEFRRGSAGGGNQIRQPYLKGVVPNDHHLQFPETERVHFYGFYIGNYPDLHDEEIDELCKVLNSA